From the genome of Nicotiana sylvestris chromosome 1, ASM39365v2, whole genome shotgun sequence:
cataATATAGTAGGCGCTCCGGCAagactgctatagacaactatacatctaaAACTGAAAGACGACAACGCCACATACAACCTAagtagacatactgtctacagacctctaatagaaacataactgtacaaagatgggactgagccatGTTATAcccatatgtgtgtgtgtatatatatatatatatatatatatacatatatataaacgtATTGTACCAAAACAAAAAGCAGCTCCAGAATAAGTGGAGCACggcaactctcgctgatcaagaatcctaagaagggagactgtcagcttgcctacctacacctgcgggcatgaaacgcaggccccatgaaatagggcatcagtacgaaaaatgtactgagtatgtaaggcatgaaaataagtacgtaaaagacatagatgcaACATGGAATACAAAAatacctttaaatctgaataactctgtaaattttgaaacgtttataatatcatgcacatgcgtataaatgtcgtgccatgcataggtatgggtgtatataatatcatcaagccactgagacatcccatcatatcgtctcagccacttgggaaacatcatcaacatatattagctgatcaggtggtggtgcgtatataacgccataacctcttcccatatcccatatacatatacatacatatatacgcgtatataatgccttttgaatcatatttcagccactgtgggcaacatcatcatcatataccagctgatcaggtggtggtgcatatataatgccgtaacctcttcccatattccatatacatatatttaaatttatacgcgtatataacgccatctggatatgggtcaatgcacatgtataaatgagtgaaatgcatgaaaaatgcataataatctcgatattccttccggataaacttttccaacagcgtattattctgagacccatgaacagaagataataataattctcatggggaatcaagaatagagacacccctactatttctatgaatagagtaatttatagaaactatgtatttgctcgtttcttcagtataattttgaccatgccaaaagaaagaagggagggccttaacatacctggagtaggggaaAATCTGTAGTTGTTGAGACTACTAGTTGAGTGCCACGCGTTACTAGGGCTCGGGGAgaatctcatggtgaggttccatctcagacttcacataccccgcctttTCCAGAAGAGCTCCGAAGGGCACTAGCTCCAGCGCCCGCCCctgtacattcagcacctcagccAGATGTGCCAgatcaggagatgagagatgttgtTCAGTTATTGACTCGATTAGTAGACGCACAAGCTTGGCGTCAGGAAGCAAGTATTGGTCACTCAGATAGGTCTGTGAGTGCAAGGGTTCacgactttattaatttagaccctccggtattcactggagcagacccgaatgaggaccctcaggtatttattgatagagtgcagaggacgttacaggtaatgaaggccactgtgaCTAAGTCAGTTAAGCTAGCTTCcaatagactccgagatgttgcagcTAATTGGTACGAGttttgggaattgtccagaggtgagaatgcccctccagcggtatggcaagagtttacagaagcttttcttcgtcattatctgccaccagagcttaggcgatccagagttgataggttcttgacccttcggcagggaAACATGAGTATTTGGGAGTACAGTCTTCAatttgattcgttggctaggtatgctcccactattgtatctaagatggaggatcgggttcatcggttcgtgatgggattagagcctcacttgcttaaagattgtatgtcggtttcactttagccagacatggatatttatCATATACAGGCATACACTCAGGGTGTAAAAGAGCGTAAACATaaacagagggccgatcgtgagcatgatagggcccagaataagagagcaaGGTCTTCGAGTCCTTCTGGTAAGTTTCGAGGTAGTCGGAGGCTGATGATGTTacgaaacatgtacctatgcacgacatgacattcatacgcatattcatgatgctaaaagtaaattatgatttacaaagttatttagacttacaggttgagtcatgtaccctataattcttccatgtctcttatgtacttatttatgtgccttacatactcagtacattattcgtactgacgtctcttttTCCTGAGGatactgcgtttcatgcccgcaggtccagatagacaggttgagagccctttaagtaggctatcagctcagcggaagatgttggtgcgctccattgtcttcggagttgcttgtttggttagtatgacttagacgtgtattgtttggtatggagggactctatcccgacctatatgacatttatatactcttagaggtttgtagacatatgttgtatatgtgaaagattgtacggccttgtcagcctatgttttgagtttataaatgattatgttggcctattaggcccatatgtcacatatatatgatgatgtaataagaagatacgttacgttggtactcagttgagtaaggtaccgggtgcccatcgcggcccatcagtttgggtcgtgacaaaagtggtatcagagtagttctgtcctaggttGTCTAtaaaccgtgtctagtagagtcttgtttatgggtgtgtcatgcaccacacttataaacatgaggctaaaggacatataggatgttatcctctctttttatctcagatttTGTAATAccagaattcatgtt
Proteins encoded in this window:
- the LOC138872091 gene encoding uncharacterized protein; amino-acid sequence: MRDVVQLLTRLVDAQAWRQEASIGHSDRSVSARVHDFINLDPPVFTGADPNEDPQVFIDRVQRTLQVMKATVTKSVKLASNRLRDVAANWYEFWELSRGENAPPAVWQEFTEAFLRHYLPPELRRSRVDRFLTLRQGNMSIWEYSLQFDSLARYAPTIVSKMEDRAYTQGVKERKHKQRADREHDRAQNKRARSSSPSDFVIPEFMFLTIRYIFNNASKEYGHPEGKVCGWSQVKIGAHLELLQKKCYYTSQ